A window of the Lactuca sativa cultivar Salinas chromosome 7, Lsat_Salinas_v11, whole genome shotgun sequence genome harbors these coding sequences:
- the LOC111879546 gene encoding uncharacterized protein LOC111879546 → MENVAADHLSRIENLQLQEDKVGDNFPDEYIMVTVGEEPWLVYGKQCHLPVELEHKAFWALKRCNFNMEEIKSNRLMQMNALEELRNDAYSSSWLYKQKTKMWHDKRIKEKEFHEGQKVLLFNSRLKLFSGKLKSIWDGPFLVKMVFPHSAIELLSRDGTPFKINGHRVKKYEEGVPRNEGMEELLLLEGIATT, encoded by the exons ATGGAGAATGTAGCAGCTGACCACTTGTCAAGGATTGAGAACCTACAATTGCAAGAAGATAAAGTTGGAGACAACTTCCCGGACGAGTACATTATGGTGACCGTGGGAGAAGAGCCATG gttagtttatggaaagcaatgccATTTGCCGGTGGAGCTAGAGCATAAGGCGTTTTGGGCTTTAAAGAGGTGTAACTTCAACATGGAGGAAATAAAGAGCAACCGGTTGatgcaaatgaatgctcttgagGAGCTGAGGAATGATGCATACTCTAGTTCATGGCTTTATAAACAGAAGACCAAGATGTGGCATGACAAAAGGATTAAAGAAAAAGAATTTCATGAAGGCCAAAAAGTGTTGCTCTTTAACTCACGACTAAAGCTTTTCTCGGGAAAACTCAAGTCAATATGGGATGGTCCTTTTCTAGTGAAGATGGTATTTCCACACAGTGCTATAGAGCTATTGTCAAGAGATGGCACGCCTTTCAAGATCAATGGTCATAGGGTCAAAAAGTATGAAGAAGGAGTCCCCAGGAATGAAGGAATGGAAGAGTTGCTACTGCTGGAAGGGATTGCAACCACGTAG